In Silene latifolia isolate original U9 population chromosome X, ASM4854445v1, whole genome shotgun sequence, the following proteins share a genomic window:
- the LOC141623333 gene encoding protein BOLA2: MGVTKETVEATLTSKLSPTHLKVVDTSGGCGASFVVEIVSKEFEGKRLLDRHRMVNAALEKEMQEIHALSIKKALTPEQWEQQSQPSA, encoded by the exons ATGGGAGTAACCAAGGAAACCGTGGAGGCAACTCTTACTTCTAAGCTCTCCCCTACCCATCTT aAAGTAGTAGACACCTCTGGAGG GTGTGGAGCAAGCTTTGTGGTCGAGATTGTTTCAAAAGAATTTGAAGGGAAAAGATTACTGGATAGGCATCGTATGGTTAATGCTGCTCTAGAAAAAGAGATGCAAGAGATTCATGCATTATCGATAAAGAAAGCTTTGACACCAGAGCAATGGGAACAACAATCCCAACCATCTGCGTAA
- the LOC141617439 gene encoding protein FAR1-RELATED SEQUENCE 5-like, producing the protein MEGGGRKEGRRREYWWQEVREEEEGRREGGDVGVGGAVDVGGAGVGEGGMVVSEDLLKQNGVQPDRQELCREVEKRFTPYIGQEFGGVEEAVTFYKIYAIACGFDVRRYTTKKLRGGEIKSKLVVCNREGFAHKTPSKDRDDGLVGEKSQRIFRVTRVGCKARIRLYMKNGILLIDRFHEGHNHELISLKDREFQKLSRNITDYHKMIIVSNSRLKIGATKTYRICKEQVNGYENIGASLNDFKNFHRDVKCFIHERDGQLFVDHFKKMTETRIGFYFDYDLDDDSSLRVDHHKRSVTLCGALIAREDYESFNWVFSRFLQAMGGKELEYIITDQDPGIIKSVPLVFNTARHRFCMWHIMNKMPSKFGVSRSDYNEFMCKINDIIWDDELEAAEFDVGDGALQRLEDGADYEDDSKIRERK; encoded by the exons atggaaggaggaggaaggaaggaaGGACGGCGGAGGGAGTATTGGTGGCAGGAGGTGCgggaggaggaggaaggacgGCGGGAGGGTGGCGATGTCGGTGTTGGGGGTGCTGTTGATGTCGGTGGGGCTGGCGTTGGGGAGGGAGGAATGGTTGTGAGTGAAG ACTTGCTAAAACAGAATGGAGTTCAACCTGACAGGCAGGAGCTGTGTAGGGAGGTCGAGAAGAGGTTTACACCGTACATCGGCCAGGAGTTTGGGGGGGTTGAGGAAGCGGTGACTTTTTATAAGATATACGccattgcttgtgggtttgatgtACGTAGGTACACAACAAAAAAATTGCGTGGCGGTGAGATCAAGTCAAAGCTCGTCGTCTGCAATCGAGAAGGTTTCGCTCACAAGACGCCCAGTAAAGATCGGGATGACGGACTGGTTGGGGAGAAGTCACAGAGGATATTCAGGGTCACTAGAGTGGGGTGTAAAGCGAGGATACGACTATATATGAAGAATGGTATTTTATTAATTGACCGGTTCCACGAGGGTCACAATCACGAGCTTATCTCACTTAAGGACAGAGAGTTCCAGAAATTGTCGCGTAACATAACGGATTATCACAAGATGATAATCGTTTCGAACTCAAGG ctgaagataggagcaacAAAGACATACAGAATCTGCAAAGAACAAGTGAATGGATACGAAAACATTGGAGCAagcttaaatgattttaagaacttccataggGATGTTAAATGTTTCATTCACGAACGGGATGGTCAGTTGTTTGTTGACCATTTCAAGAAAATGACTGAAACAAGAATAGGTTTCTACTTTGACTATGACCTTGACGATGATAGCAGCCTAC GTGTTGACCACCATAAACGATCTGTGACGTTATGTGGGGCTCTAATTGCAAGGGAAGATTATGAGTCATTTAATTGGGTTTTCAGCCGGTTTTTACAAGCAATGGGGGGTAAGGAACTCGAGTACATAATTACAGATCAGGACCCAGGTATTATCAAATCTGTCCCTCTTGTTTTCAATACAGCGCGCCATCGGTTctgtatgtggcatataatgaacaaaatgCCCAGTAAGTTTGGTGTCTCGAGGAGTGATTATAATGAGTTCATGTGCAAAATTAatgacattatatgggacgatgaGCTTGAGGCAGCAGAATTTGATG tgggtgatggcgcattgcagaGACTTGAGGATGGCGCCGATTATGAGGACGactcaaagatcagagagcgaaaatag
- the LOC141617441 gene encoding protein FAR1-RELATED SEQUENCE 9-like, whose product MYQQRHTQKQLENMDKHSSATASTHLTLEIHAAKVYTYSAFQKFKQEAIFSIDTCRTGGFTERGELEVTTVKDSSSKKNFEVAYNPALTDDIGTRNASCSCTMFERTGILCRHIIWIFSASGIKTIPEDYVVNRWMKEYLRLRIFNTNGEGTENMQVIDEKQIAMSIMWSEVHEAVGLLRDRGVADVDSFSVVIRAFK is encoded by the exons ATGTATCAACAAAGACATACACAGAAGCAGCTTGAAAACATGGATAAGCACTCGTCCGCAACGGCGTCAACACATCTGACATTAGAGATTCATGCTGCAAAGGTGTACACCTATTCAGCTTTCCAAAAATTCAAACAAGAAGCCATCTTCTCAATTGATACATGTAGAACAGGAGGTTTCACCGAGAGAGGCGAGCTAGAGGTAACTACTGTCAAAGATTCATCCAGCAAGAAGAATTTTGAAGTTGCATACAATCCAG CTTTAACTGATGACATAGGTACACGTAATGCAAGCTGCAGTTGTACGATGTTTGAAAGAACCGGAATCCTATGCCGCCATATAATATGGATTTTTTCAGCAAGTGGGATAAAGACTATACCAGAAGATTATGTTGTAAATAGATGGATGAAAGAGTATCTCCGATTAAGGATTTTCAATACTAATGGTGAAGGGACAGAAAACATGCAAGTCATCGATGAAAAACAAATTGCAATGTCAAtaatgtggtcagaagttcatgaaGCTGTAGGGCTCCTTCGAGACAGAGGAGTAGCTGATGTTGACAGCTTTTCCGTTGTAATTAGGGCATTTAAATAG